The following proteins are co-located in the Mus pahari chromosome 14, PAHARI_EIJ_v1.1, whole genome shotgun sequence genome:
- the Dusp14 gene encoding dual specificity protein phosphatase 14 — MSSRGHSTLPRTLMAPRMISEGDIGGIAQITSSLFLGRASVASNRHLLQARGITCVVNATIEIPNFNWPQFEYVKVPLADIPHAPIRLYFDTVADKIHSVSKKHGATLVHCAAGVSRSATLCIAYLMKFHNLCLLEAYNWVKARRPVIRPNLGFWRQLIDYESQLFGKSSVKMVQTPYGIIPDVYEKESRHLMPYWGI, encoded by the coding sequence ATGAGCTCCAGAGGTCACAGCACGCTCCCACGGACTCTCATGGCCCCTCGGATGATTTCCGAGGGAGACATAGGAGGCATTGCTCAGATCACGTCCTCCCTCTTCTTGGGCAGAGCCAGCGTGGCCTCCAACCGGCACCTCCTCCAGGCCCGCGGCATCACCTGCGTCGTCAATGCCACCATCGAGATCCCCAACTTCAACTGGCCCCAGTTTGAATATGTTAAAGTGCCTCTGGCTGACATTCCTCATGCCCCCATTAGACTGTACTTTGACACTGTGGCTGACAAGATCCACAGTGTGAGCAAGAAGCACGGGGCTACCTTGGTGCACTGTGCGGCAGGCGTGAGCCGCTCGGCCACCCTCTGTATCGCGTACCTGATGAAATTCCACAATCTGTGCCTGTTGGAGGCGTACAACTGGGTGAAAGCCCGGAGGCCTGTCATCAGGCCCAACCTGGGCTTCTGGAGGCAGCTGATAGACTATGAGAGCCAGCTCTTTGGGAAGTCTTCAGTTAAGATGGTACAGACACCCTATGGCATCATTCCAGACGTTTATGAGAAGGAGTCCCGACACTTGATGCCTTATTGGGGGATTTAG